In the genome of Magnolia sinica isolate HGM2019 chromosome 2, MsV1, whole genome shotgun sequence, one region contains:
- the LOC131237472 gene encoding dirigent protein 22-like: MSPSHLKSLQYPLIKMAAIPSKSPFPPTILFLFFVVVIAAAKSDRSSSSILRPATGFGKEKLTHIHFYWHDILSGPNPTTVQVARGPSANKSMTGFSTVFVIDDPLTVGLDPKSKLLGRAQGLYAGVSQQEIGLMMAMNFAFMDGKYNGSTITVLGRNTVLSKVREMPVVGGSGLFRFARGYAQAQTRKLNFKTGDAIVEYNVFVMHY, encoded by the coding sequence ATGTCACCCAGCCATCTCAAATCACTTCAGTATCCCTTGATTAAAATGGCGGCAATTCCTTCCAAGTCCCCTTTCCCACCCAccatcctcttcctcttcttcgtcGTCGTCATCGCCGCCGCAAAATCGGACCGATCATCATCGTCCATCCTGCGGCCCGCGACCGGATTCGGTAAGGAGAAACTGACCCACATACATTTCTACTGGCATGACATCCTAAGTGGTCCTAATCCCACTACTGTCCAAGTAGCCCGTGGCCCATCGGCTAACAAATCGATGACTGGGTTCAGTACAGTTTTTGTGATCGACGATCCATTAACGGTGGGCCTTGATCCCAAATCGAAGCTACTGGGCAGAGCTCAAGGGCTGTACGCCGGTGTATCGCAGCAGGAGATCGGATTGATGATGGCCATGAACTTTGCATTCATGGATGGGAAGTACAACGGGAGTACAATTACGGTGCTCGGGAGGAACACCGTACTATCGAAGGTGAGGGAGATGCCAGTGGTGGGAGGAAGTGGTCTGTTTAGGTTCGCCAGGGGCTACGCCCAGGCTCAGACTCGAAAGCTCAACTTTAAAACTGGAGATGCTATCGTCGAATATAATGTTTTTGTCATGCATTATTGA